The Thermomonospora curvata DSM 43183 DNA segment GGCGCCCTGGACGACCTGGAGCAGGCCTGCCGCTCCGGGGAGTTCCGGCCCACCGTCGCCGACGAGGACGTCCACACCGCCCTGGAACGCGGCCTGCTGGAACGCCTCGGCTCCCTGGGCGGCAAGCTGCGCGCCGGCCGCAGCCGCAACGACCAGGTCGCCACCGACCTGCGGCTGTACCTGCGCGACCACGTCCGCCAGATCGTCAGCCGCCTGGTGGAACTGGAGACCGCGCTCATCGCCCAGGCCGAGCACAACCTGGACGTGGCCGCCCCCGGCATGACCCACCTGCAGCACGCCCAGCCGGTGCTGTTCTCCCACCAGCTGCTGGCGCACGTCCACCCGCTGGCCCGCGACATCGACCGGCTGCGCGACTGGGACAAGCGCGCCGCGATCTGCCCGCTGGGCGCCGGCGCCCTGGCCGGCTCCTCGCTGCCGCTGGACCCCAAGGCGGTCGCCGAGGAACTGGGCTTCGACGCCCCCGCGGCCAACTCCATGGACGCCGTCAGCGACCGCGACTTCGCCGCCGAGTTCCTTTTCGCCGCCGCCATGATCGGCGTCCACCTGTCCCGGCTCGGCGAAGAGATCGTGCTGTGGGCCTCGCAGGAGTTCCGCTGGATCGAGATGGACGACGCCTACGCCACCGGCTCGTCCATCATGCCCCAGAAGAAGAACCCCGACGTGGCCGAGCTGGCCCGCGGCAAGGCCGGCCGCCTCATCGGCCACCTGGTCGGGCTGCTGACCACCCTCAAGGGCTTGCCGCTGACCTACAACCGCGACCTGCAGGAGGACAAGGAAGGCGTCTTCGACGCCGTGGAGACCCTGCTGCTGGTGCTGCCGGCCATGTCCGGGCTGATCGCCACCATGCGGGT contains these protein-coding regions:
- the argH gene encoding argininosuccinate lyase is translated as MSKAPTRLWGGRFEGGPSEALARLSVSVQFDWRLAPYDLMGSRAHARVLHRAGLLTDEELTRMLGALDDLEQACRSGEFRPTVADEDVHTALERGLLERLGSLGGKLRAGRSRNDQVATDLRLYLRDHVRQIVSRLVELETALIAQAEHNLDVAAPGMTHLQHAQPVLFSHQLLAHVHPLARDIDRLRDWDKRAAICPLGAGALAGSSLPLDPKAVAEELGFDAPAANSMDAVSDRDFAAEFLFAAAMIGVHLSRLGEEIVLWASQEFRWIEMDDAYATGSSIMPQKKNPDVAELARGKAGRLIGHLVGLLTTLKGLPLTYNRDLQEDKEGVFDAVETLLLVLPAMSGLIATMRVNTERLEDTAPEGFALATDLAELLVRRGVPFREAHEVVGHLVVWCQVHDKDFGDLTDEELAKVSPHLTPDVREVLNVQGALASRKAHGGTSPERVREQLAELRALVNEHAAWASGSDF